AAGAACGTATGTTGCAAATGGTGATGCCGGATGGATAAGAATTAATGTAACAAAGTACGAACTGTTGAGTCAAATTGAAAAATTCAATTAGAAAATGAGATCAGAAGTATTACTGGCAGATTTGGTTGAGATGACTCAGGATATTTTAACACGTACTGAAAAGTTTTTGGATCTTTCGGAAGAAGCGTTGAATTTTAAACAGGATAAAGATAAATGGAGTGCTTTGGAGTGCCTGAAACATTTGAATATTTGTGGCGCATTCTATATTGCAGAGATCAGGAACTCCATACAGAAATCCAAAAGATCCGGGGAGACTCAATTCAGAAGTGGATGGTTTGGAAACTTTTTTGCCAAAAGCATGCTTCCTGATGAAAAAATGAAAAAAGTCAAAACCTTTAAATCGATGAACCCGGTCAATAGCAAACTGGATAAATCCGTACTTGAAGAGTTTCGAAATCAACAAAATTCTTTACTTGAGTTATTGGATCAAGCTAAAGGAGCAAGCCTGACAGCTAATAAGACAGGTATTTATGTTTCTAAATGGATTAGAATCAGATTGGGCGATTCTTTTAGGGTTGTAATCTACCATAATTTGAGACATATCATTCAGGCTGAGAGAGCAATCCGCAAAACAAACTAAAAATCTGGTAAATTTATTAAGAAGGATCTTCAGAATTAACATTGTTTTCAGATGATACAATTTTTCAGGGGTATTTTACAGGTTTTGATAGGGATATGACCTTGTGCAATTGTATTGTTGTATTGAAATTTGTTATCAACAACTTAAAAATCAAAACACATGCAATATCTGGAAATACTAATGCTTCTGGCATCCGTTTTTTACATCGTTTTCAATCGTCCTGTCAACAAAAGGCTGAGCAAACCCTATGTGGTCGGTTTGCTGATCATCATACTACTTGTACATCTTTTATTTGAGGGATCACGCTGGCAAATGATACCGGCCTATTTCATTTGGCTGATTGCTCTAATCACAGCCTTAAGAAGGGCGGATGCAACACCTTCAACCCTGGTGTTTGTTCTTAAAACCGTTGGTCTATTTATTCTTTTGGCCTTGTCTGTATTGCTTCCCTCTGTGTTGCCCGTTTTTAAGTTACCGGAACCAACAGGGACCTATATCGTAGGAACAAAGGACATCCATCTCGAACTGGATCGCGATGAGGTAATTACAGTTGACCCATCGGATAAGAGAAACCTGATGATAAAAGCCTGGTATCCATCAACTGAAAATGGAGCTGAAAAGGATCCATATGTAGACAAAGCGGGAAGAAATGGCTTTGCGCAAAAATATGGCCTGCCGGTTTCATTTCTAAATTATCTGGATAAGGTCGACACCCATGTTTTTAGAAATGTTCCCATTGCGGACGGATCCTTTCCTGTTTTGATATTTTCTCATGGATACAATTCAAAAGCCAATGGGTACTATGCCTTGCTATCTGAAATTGCCAGTCAGGGATATGTTGTATTTGCACTTAATCATACCTATGAAAGTACTGGCACTTCTTTCCCTGATGGAGCTGAGGCATATTTTGATTATGCTTATGCTGATAAGATTCAGAAAGATACCTGGCACCTGATGGAGCCCGTTATAGAATCCTTTAAAAGTGATCTTTCATTTGAAAATCGTCATAGCATTGTACAGAAAGGTTTAAGGGACTATTTTGTAAAAGACATGGTGGAGCGATGGGCAAGGGACATTATTGATGTGGACAAAAAACTGGATAACTGGAATAACTCCGGATTTTTTAAAGGAAGCCTCGATGTTTCAAAAGTTGGTGTTTTTGGTCATTCCAGAGGAGGTGGAGCGGCTGGTCATTCCCTGCTCATGGAAAGCAGAATAAAGGCAGGCATTAATCTGGATGGGGTTCAGTGGGGCAAGATTGTTGATACAACCTTTCAGAAACCATTTCTGTTCTTATCCGCGGACTGGCCTGCGGAACACGAGAATTTAAATCAACATGCCTATATTAATAAGAGTTCTTCTGTTTTTTATGAAGGTATAATCTCGCAAACGGGCCATAGTAATTTTATGGACATTCCATTGATGGTTCCTTTAAATTCCTTGAGTCAGGCCGGTAATATAGACCCTCTCTATGGCCTTGAGATATCGAATAAGGTTGTTACTTATTTTTTTGATAAACACTTAAAGAATAGAGAGTTGGATATGGGGGAATTAAGTTCGAAATATGAAGAGCTGGATATCACGGTATATAAGGGAGATTCCTTATCTTCAGTTTCGAATTTGAAACAAACTTCTGAGGAAGAATAAACAGACTTAGTCACTCAAAAAATGAACGATTCAAATATATTGAACAGACCCGAAATCCATGCGGAAATAGAGGCGAAATGCTCTGAAATTGGCTTTACCATGCCATCAGACCTTTATACAGGATCTCTTTTGAAGACATTAGTAAGTTCAAAACCCGGGTGCAATCTTCTTGAATTGGGGACCGGAATAGGTTTATCCTTATCCTGGATGGTTGACGGGATGGATGACATGTCCAGAATTATCTCGGTTGATAATGATTCGAAATTAACCGAAATAGTTGAGAAATTCTTCGCAAACGACAGAAGGGTTGATATAGTTTGCGAGGATGGCTCGAAATGGATAAAAAATTATAATGGCGAAAAATTCGATCTGATATTTGCAGATGCCTGGCCTGGCAAATACAGCGAGATAGAAGAAGTTCTTGAGTTGGTTAATATTGGTGGACTTTACATTATTGACGACATGATATTGCAGCCTAACTGGCCCGAAGGTCATCAGGAGAATGTAAAGCACCTTATTGAATATCTTGAAAAACGAGAAGATTTTAACCTGACAAAAATGAATTGGTCAACGGGTATAATTGTTGCATCTAAAAAGTTTTAAGTATAAACTTCCGGATTATGAGGAATTTCATTCTATTTTAAAAAGTTGTTAAATGTCGTTAAAATTCATTTAAGCATTTCAGAAATGTTGCAAATTTGGATTTAGTCAAATAATGGATTTCATAGTGTTTAAGAATACCTAATGGAATCTAACTAAATTTTAAGCAATAGATATGAAATTTAAAATCATCTCACTATTATTTCTAATACTGAGCACAGCCTGTTCAAATAACAAAAAAGCGAATAAAACTGAACCATCTGTACGTATTACGCATCCTTATAGAATTGATTCAATTATTGAAAAACCTGTAAAGTTTTACCCCGAGGTGATCTCTACGAATATTGATAAATTTAATACC
This DNA window, taken from Lutimonas zeaxanthinifaciens, encodes the following:
- a CDS encoding DinB family protein; translated protein: MRSEVLLADLVEMTQDILTRTEKFLDLSEEALNFKQDKDKWSALECLKHLNICGAFYIAEIRNSIQKSKRSGETQFRSGWFGNFFAKSMLPDEKMKKVKTFKSMNPVNSKLDKSVLEEFRNQQNSLLELLDQAKGASLTANKTGIYVSKWIRIRLGDSFRVVIYHNLRHIIQAERAIRKTN
- a CDS encoding chlorophyllase/cutinase-like alpha/beta fold protein codes for the protein MQYLEILMLLASVFYIVFNRPVNKRLSKPYVVGLLIIILLVHLLFEGSRWQMIPAYFIWLIALITALRRADATPSTLVFVLKTVGLFILLALSVLLPSVLPVFKLPEPTGTYIVGTKDIHLELDRDEVITVDPSDKRNLMIKAWYPSTENGAEKDPYVDKAGRNGFAQKYGLPVSFLNYLDKVDTHVFRNVPIADGSFPVLIFSHGYNSKANGYYALLSEIASQGYVVFALNHTYESTGTSFPDGAEAYFDYAYADKIQKDTWHLMEPVIESFKSDLSFENRHSIVQKGLRDYFVKDMVERWARDIIDVDKKLDNWNNSGFFKGSLDVSKVGVFGHSRGGGAAGHSLLMESRIKAGINLDGVQWGKIVDTTFQKPFLFLSADWPAEHENLNQHAYINKSSSVFYEGIISQTGHSNFMDIPLMVPLNSLSQAGNIDPLYGLEISNKVVTYFFDKHLKNRELDMGELSSKYEELDITVYKGDSLSSVSNLKQTSEEE
- a CDS encoding O-methyltransferase; the encoded protein is MNDSNILNRPEIHAEIEAKCSEIGFTMPSDLYTGSLLKTLVSSKPGCNLLELGTGIGLSLSWMVDGMDDMSRIISVDNDSKLTEIVEKFFANDRRVDIVCEDGSKWIKNYNGEKFDLIFADAWPGKYSEIEEVLELVNIGGLYIIDDMILQPNWPEGHQENVKHLIEYLEKREDFNLTKMNWSTGIIVASKKF